The DNA sequence ACGAACCGCACAATTTTCTCAATATTTTTCAAGGGATATTCCCCATGTCGCTCTATTACTTGGTGAAGAAATACCTAGATTCTTTTACCAAGCTATTAAAGTCATTGTCATTGCGATTATCATTGCATGGTCGAGTCCAATGTTATTAGGTATCATTATTCTCTCAAGTTTATGTTATTTAGTCGCTACCTCCTTTTTTAAAGAAAAAGGAAAGTTGTATTCAAAACAGGTGAATGAAGCGAAATCTGATTTAGTGGTAGTTCTCGAAGAAGGCGTATCTTCTACTCGAGAAGTCATAGCCTATAATCGGATGAACTGGGAAGAATCGAAGTTTAAAAAAGTCTTTTCTCGCTATTTAAGTCGTGTCATGGATGAAGGGAAATTGATGAACCTTCAAATGTTTGTGAGTGACCCGATTCGATGGGGAACTGTGTTAGTCGTCTTAGCATATGGCGGTTATTTAGTGATTCAAAATGCGATGACACCAGGAGCTTTTGTCGTTGTCTTGCAACTAACAACGTTGATGATGTTTGATTTTCAGGAGATGTTTAACAAGGTGATGCTTATTTATAATCGATTAGCAAACGTGGAACGGATTCGGAATGTGTTAGACTGCCCTCTTCCAGAGCAAGGAGTCTATGATGTAGAGGGTCCCATCCATTCGTTACAATTATCTCAAGTTTCTTTTCATTATGAACAAGTTCCTGAGTACATTTTAAACCAAGTGTCATTCACCATCCCTATAGGAAAAAAAGTGGCCATCGTTGGAAAAAGTGGAAGTGGAAAATCAACGATTGCACAGCTTTTATTGGCTTTTCAAAAACCTAACGAGGGTGCCGTTCTCGTCAATGACTTGGACTTAAGTGAGATTAACGAAAAATCTTGGAGAAATAAAATTAGCGTCGTCTTTCAAGAACCTTACCTCTTCCCTAATACCCTCCGCTTTAATTTGCTGCTGGGTAATGAAAATATATCAGAAGAGTCTATGATTGAAATATGTAAAAAAGCTAGAATCCATGAGTATATTTCAAGTCTTCCAGACCAATACGATACCGTAATCGGAGAAAGAGGAATTACACTATCTGGAGGTCAAAGGCAACGACTTGCGATTGCCAGAGCTATATTACGCAATACAGAAATATTGGTATTGGATGAGGCAACCTCAGCTCTTGACCAGGAAACAGAGTTCTTCGTTCAACAAGAACTAGATGAACTTCGCAAAGGAAAAACGTCTATCATTATCGCCCACCGCTTATCGACCATTAAGAATGCGGATGAAATCATAGTGTTAGACAAAGGTAAAATCGTAGAACAAGGCACACATCATGAGTTACTCTCCCATAATCATATTTATGCAGAGCTCATTAAATCACAAGAGCGGAAAGAAAAGGAAAGCTATTCAGTAAATAGCGCTATATAAAAAGTTATTTCTTATATGGCAGTGACTCACACTCTATAAGCCATACATAAACCCCAGCGTCTCCTTCTGCTGGGGTTTATTATATTTAAACCATAGCTAATTCTGACTTGATTTAATTATGTAGATTATGTTTTACAAACCATTAGAATATTGCCATCAGGGTCTTTAAATGTGAACCAATGTCCTACTTGAATATTTGTCACAAATTCTACTTCCTTTTCTAGTAAAAAGCGGTACGCAGCGTGGATATCTTGGGTATTTAGTTGAAATAATGGAGTATCTTTGATGGCGTTTTTGGAGTAGATTTTCTTATCTAACACGAGGACATGCTCATGCTGTAAAGGTATGATATAAAGGCGGTCCCTTATGATATCACCAACACCTGGCGTACCAAGTATGTCGCAATACCAACATTTTGATTTGTTAATGTCACTTACTGGAATGAACGTAGCAGCAATATGATTTACTATTGGACTAGTCATTGATTTGTTCTCCTTTTCCATTTTAAAAATACCTGTTATTTTTGAGTATGAAAAAGCACTCTATCCCTTTCATATCCGGCCAAACTCCATAGTCTACATATTTCTTTTTCTTCAGCTTTCTTTTGCGAAACCTTTTGTTAAACATCAACATCTCCCCCGTCATACGAACGTTTGTTTGTTTCTTGAAATTAGTATAACGAACAAGTGTTCTGTTAACAAGAATTATTTTACAGGATTTATAAAAATATTCCAAAATTCCTATTTGTCAATGTACTACCCATCTATCTTATCTGTTTGTAAAAACGTCGATTTAATAGGCTTTATACGGCCTTACTTTAAGAATGTGCTAGTACTAATCTCCTGTGTTTAGATATAGTGAGGAAATAAATTACTCCCCTTTAGTGTAAATAAATACCTGCACACCTCCTCTTCCTTAACATAATGTGATAATATCCTAGGCTAAAAAGGAGGAATTGTGATGCTTGACGCTAGCGAAATAAAGGAAATCCTACGCCGACAGAACATGTCGGTAAATGAAAAAGAAATTCCTTTGATACATCAAGTCCTTTCAACCATATATAAAGAACAAGTAAACATGAATGCATTCCCAGACATACATGAAACGGTCCCGCTCACCATTGTTGACCAGGAGATGATAACATGACAAATTTACACACGTTAACAGCAAGTGAACTAGGTCCTTTATACAAACATAATCATATATCTCCTGTAGAAGTGACAAAAGAAATCATAAACCGCATCGAAAAAGTGAATCCAGTTATCAATGCTTATATTACGACTGTTCCTGAAGTCGCATTAGCCCAAGCAAAGAAAGCTGAACAAGAGATGATATCAGGAAATTATAAAGGTCCTCTTCATGGGATCCCAATTGGTATAAAGGATAATTTTGATACAAAAGGGATTCGAACAACTGTTGGTTCAAAATTATTGTCCGAAAATATCCCCTCTGAAACTGCATTTACTGTAAAAAAATTAATGGATGCTGGTGGGATTATGTTAGGTAAGTTGAGCATGCATGAATTTGGTGGAGGATTAACAAATACGAACCCTGTATATGGTCATGTGCGTAATCCTTGGAATATCAATCATGTTCCTGGTGGTTCAAGTGGAGGAAGTGGTGCAGCGTTAGCAGCTGGAATGGCCACGCTTGCTACAGGTACAGATACATTTGGTTCTATTAGAGTTCCTGCATCAATGTGTGGTGTTTATGGACTAAAGCCTACTTACGGACTGATTAGCACAACCGGAGTGGCTCCTTTGGCATGGTCATTAGACCATCCAGGTCCAATGGCACGGTCGGTCTCTGATTTAGCACTTATGCTACAATACATGACTGGGCACGACCCAGAAGATCCAGCTAGTTTAAAAGTTCCATCACCACAGTATTCTCAAACACTGAATCAAGGTATTCAAGGCCTGAAGGTTGGGATTCCTACTGCATTTCTAGAAGGTCTCGACCCAGAAGTTAGCAAACTCTTTAATCAAGCGGTCAATACACTTAAAAACCTAGGAGCAGAAGTAAAAGAAATAAAGATACCAGAACTCTCACTCGCCTCTTTTGCATCATATGTTGTCACAACCGGTGAAGCATCGGCTTATCATTATGAATGGCTTCAAACAAAATCGGAACAATATGCACCTGATGTTCGGATATTTTTCCAAGCGGGTGCGGTTACCACGAGTCCTCAATATGTTAGAGCGCAACAAATCCGAAGAGAGTTAATAAAAGCGATTAAGAACGCATTTCAAGAAGTTGATGTGTTGGTAGGTCCGTCTGTACCTATAACTACACCTAGATTTTCTGAGAACTGGGATGAACAAAATTTAGAAATCACAAGGAAATCGATGCCATTCACTGCTCCACCTGCTCTTTCAGGAATCCCAAGTCTTGCTGTACCTATGGGCTTGTGTTCATGTGGGGTACCTGTAGGAATGCAGTTCATGGGAAACCATTTATCAGAACAATTATTGCTTCAAGTGGCTAGCGCTTGGGAACAAACGGACCCTCTCCGTGTTACCATGTAAAACACTAAAACATGCTCTATGGCTTCACTGGTCACAAAACCCGTTGTGAGAAAACCCACTCCCAACGGGTTTTAATAGATGGTGGCGGTTTCGCTCAATGCTAAGAGGTTAAGACAAAAGGAAAAAAAACAACCTTATGTCTTAACCTCTTCATATTTTCTTACCTTATTGAACTATGCCCTGAATTCATTCAAGGTGTTTTACAACCCTTTCCATCTTTTTACACTTTACACCAAGGAATTTAACAGACTACCCAACGCATATGCCGTTAGAAGTATGCCAACTATTTTGAAGTGAAAAGCCTAATCCTCCTTATTTTACCGAGGAATTAAGCATAAGTTTTCCACAATCGTGCTAGTTATGGATTATTTTCTACTGAATAGTTTCGTTGTACTGTGAAGTAAATAGCTCTGTTGTTTTTTAGTATTTTTTATTTAAAATAAGCGGCCATTTGTAATATTTATCGAATAAACATACCAATAAAATTTCAACTAATAGTTGAACATGCATATCACACAGGACGTTAGACCTATATCTAATTACCCTTATTTACTATATGGTTAATATGTTAGCCCTAGGTCTTTACAGGAGGGTTAATGTTTCAAATAGGTGATATTGTATACTTTGAAGGTAAAGAATACCAAATTCTTTGGATATACAGCAATGGTGGCTGTGAATTAGTGGAAAGCAGCTTTGCTAGTGCACATACAACAATTCTTGTTCATATTGATAGCTTAGATAAAGGCGTAAATAACAATTAGCCTTTAAATTATCATTTATTAGTAATTCTTAAATAAAAAGAAATGTTTAATCCTAGGGCTAACATCCTTGTACGTCCGTCCCTTATCATTTCTTTTTATTTATTTTTTTTGTACATTTTTCCTCTTAAGCGATACAAAACAAAAAATTTCTTTCACTATTTTGCTGCACAGTAATGGTCTACAGCGTAATACAATGGTTAATCTATGTATTGGTAAAAAGTCTGTAATCAATACCCCGTTAGTTAAATCCAGGCTATTCTTTAAAGGAAGTACCTAAAACATTGCCCCTCTTAGATATAAGAAAACATACAAATATATAAACAAATAAACATCCAATTACAAGATAGTATATCTTAGCAGTAGAAGTATGAATAAACAGGGCGAAATATAGAGTGAAAAATTGTGCATATATTATAACCAAGACAAACTTTTGGAAAGAATCTTTCATCTGTGATTTAGAAATAGGATACAGTAACACACTTTCTTTAATTTCATTTTGTAGTGGAATTACTTGCAATCCAGTCGCAAATAAAATTAGGAGAGTAATAAACCAACCACTTGTTGGCATAGCATAATTAACTAATAGACCAATTACAGTTAGTCTTAGATAAAGGTAAAAGTAATCATTATATCTTATAAACAAATGTGAATATAAATATATGAATGTACTACTTTGACTATATGGGATACACTTTTTTACAATCATAGTAAGCCAACGTCTACTTCGAAAAGAACGTTTAAGATTGGGGACATCCATGAAAAAATTAATAAATTTATAGTTTCTTAATATGGCACTTTCTTCTTCATCTATTAACCACTGCCAATTCAGAGTTTTTTTTCTTTCTATAAAATAAATTAAATACACGAAATTTACACCCAATAAAACAAGCACAAAAGTCCAGTCATCATTAAACAGAAAATAACTCATTAAATATATTGAAAGTAACCTATTTAACCTATGTAAAAAAAATTGTACACGATTCTCTAACCACTGTTCAGTCCACTTCATTAAAATGTTAAAAGAAACAATCCCTACTATGACTAAAAAAATAGGAAGATACATATTAAATGTGTGTAAAAATAGCGATACGAAAATCGTAATAAAACTAAGCAATTTAATAATATTAATAGTAAAACTATATACAAGTGATTTAATAAAATACGACTTTAATTTCTCTTCTAATGGCAACAAAAATATTATA is a window from the Bacillus alkalicellulosilyticus genome containing:
- a CDS encoding ABC transporter ATP-binding protein, translated to MDTVKWMFNYIWQHKVLFTLGIIFMTIEGVSNIGIIAVQQYFIDNVFLGGKQEQFFPLFLLFVVCLLTFTLFYTIGPRPLHKAVAQIDNKLSEQFLLYMYKMPISSIQKQRTAQFSQYFSRDIPHVALLLGEEIPRFFYQAIKVIVIAIIIAWSSPMLLGIIILSSLCYLVATSFFKEKGKLYSKQVNEAKSDLVVVLEEGVSSTREVIAYNRMNWEESKFKKVFSRYLSRVMDEGKLMNLQMFVSDPIRWGTVLVVLAYGGYLVIQNAMTPGAFVVVLQLTTLMMFDFQEMFNKVMLIYNRLANVERIRNVLDCPLPEQGVYDVEGPIHSLQLSQVSFHYEQVPEYILNQVSFTIPIGKKVAIVGKSGSGKSTIAQLLLAFQKPNEGAVLVNDLDLSEINEKSWRNKISVVFQEPYLFPNTLRFNLLLGNENISEESMIEICKKARIHEYISSLPDQYDTVIGERGITLSGGQRQRLAIARAILRNTEILVLDEATSALDQETEFFVQQELDELRKGKTSIIIAHRLSTIKNADEIIVLDKGKIVEQGTHHELLSHNHIYAELIKSQERKEKESYSVNSAI
- a CDS encoding VOC family protein, coding for MTSPIVNHIAATFIPVSDINKSKCWYCDILGTPGVGDIIRDRLYIIPLQHEHVLVLDKKIYSKNAIKDTPLFQLNTQDIHAAYRFLLEKEVEFVTNIQVGHWFTFKDPDGNILMVCKT
- a CDS encoding Asp-tRNA(Asn)/Glu-tRNA(Gln) amidotransferase GatCAB subunit A; amino-acid sequence: MTNLHTLTASELGPLYKHNHISPVEVTKEIINRIEKVNPVINAYITTVPEVALAQAKKAEQEMISGNYKGPLHGIPIGIKDNFDTKGIRTTVGSKLLSENIPSETAFTVKKLMDAGGIMLGKLSMHEFGGGLTNTNPVYGHVRNPWNINHVPGGSSGGSGAALAAGMATLATGTDTFGSIRVPASMCGVYGLKPTYGLISTTGVAPLAWSLDHPGPMARSVSDLALMLQYMTGHDPEDPASLKVPSPQYSQTLNQGIQGLKVGIPTAFLEGLDPEVSKLFNQAVNTLKNLGAEVKEIKIPELSLASFASYVVTTGEASAYHYEWLQTKSEQYAPDVRIFFQAGAVTTSPQYVRAQQIRRELIKAIKNAFQEVDVLVGPSVPITTPRFSENWDEQNLEITRKSMPFTAPPALSGIPSLAVPMGLCSCGVPVGMQFMGNHLSEQLLLQVASAWEQTDPLRVTM
- a CDS encoding ABC transporter permease translates to MDIKTLWSVRVQEFYRKMFRYYSIIGANVVYFFLVIGSISIYYFNLFLQWIPSQISVEVILAVLITIFSMRTNIRTFVKRADIIFLLPLEEKLKSYFIKSLVYSFTINIIKLLSFITIFVSLFLHTFNMYLPIFLVIVGIVSFNILMKWTEQWLENRVQFFLHRLNRLLSIYLMSYFLFNDDWTFVLVLLGVNFVYLIYFIERKKTLNWQWLIDEEESAILRNYKFINFFMDVPNLKRSFRSRRWLTMIVKKCIPYSQSSTFIYLYSHLFIRYNDYFYLYLRLTVIGLLVNYAMPTSGWFITLLILFATGLQVIPLQNEIKESVLLYPISKSQMKDSFQKFVLVIIYAQFFTLYFALFIHTSTAKIYYLVIGCLFVYIFVCFLISKRGNVLGTSFKE